The Neobacillus sp. OS1-2 genome includes a window with the following:
- a CDS encoding two-component system activity regulator YycH, producing the protein MRYENIKSGILTILVLVSILLTWSLWTYQPKFDMLEENSNYVAGVTVSEKQEVQKIVKPDQVLFHIKGQHYGTNSSAELEKLMKDMGRWSIFDVRNYSDKVENIEELIHSSGNAEIIFPGEVPIELYRSVLTIEGKRVPSFNFNRILINVDNAEKENGILYFVSSENQQVYIGHISSANVNEFNREFYKNANRYPQYFAYKATDKHTLFLPEAETEMTAYKYLPVTLNSDEFKGALFNDPRFVQKSFVLPQSEEYTNDSSKLIINNDTNILSYVNPTAADNYLDSSYGLVKRSIDFVNEHGGWTDAFRYVSKSEYKQSVTFRLYSMEGYPVFNDRGLSEINEVWGKDEINRYVRPNISLDLVTETKKATLPSGHAVVEYLQKKKNFKPELLDKLILGYRMDRDSEEKKLILLEPAWFYLYDGNWEQITMENQGGLKYGLE; encoded by the coding sequence ATGAGATACGAAAATATTAAGTCAGGCATTTTAACCATATTAGTCTTGGTTAGTATTCTGTTAACATGGAGTCTTTGGACTTACCAGCCCAAATTTGACATGCTCGAGGAAAATAGCAATTATGTTGCCGGAGTAACGGTAAGTGAGAAACAAGAGGTTCAGAAAATTGTTAAACCAGATCAAGTATTGTTCCACATAAAAGGTCAGCATTATGGAACAAACAGCTCAGCTGAACTTGAGAAGCTGATGAAGGATATGGGCCGGTGGTCGATTTTTGATGTAAGAAACTATTCGGATAAAGTGGAAAACATCGAGGAATTAATCCATAGCAGTGGTAACGCCGAGATTATTTTCCCTGGTGAGGTTCCGATTGAATTATATCGAAGTGTGTTAACGATTGAAGGAAAAAGGGTCCCTTCCTTCAACTTCAATCGAATTTTGATTAATGTTGATAATGCAGAAAAGGAAAATGGAATTTTATATTTTGTTTCCTCTGAAAATCAACAAGTCTATATCGGTCATATCTCATCCGCTAATGTAAATGAATTTAATCGTGAATTTTATAAAAATGCTAACCGCTACCCTCAGTATTTCGCTTATAAAGCAACTGACAAGCATACGCTCTTTCTGCCCGAAGCTGAAACAGAGATGACCGCGTATAAATATTTACCGGTTACGCTTAATTCTGATGAATTTAAGGGTGCCCTTTTTAACGACCCAAGGTTTGTTCAAAAAAGTTTTGTATTACCGCAAAGTGAGGAATACACGAACGACTCGAGTAAATTGATTATCAATAATGATACCAATATTCTTAGTTATGTGAATCCGACTGCAGCTGACAATTATCTTGACAGCTCTTATGGTCTAGTGAAAAGAAGTATTGATTTTGTAAATGAACACGGTGGTTGGACAGATGCCTTTCGGTACGTTTCAAAAAGTGAATATAAACAATCTGTTACCTTCCGATTATACAGCATGGAAGGATATCCTGTTTTTAACGATAGGGGACTTTCTGAAATTAATGAAGTCTGGGGTAAGGATGAAATTAATAGGTATGTCCGGCCCAATATTTCATTAGATTTAGTAACAGAAACAAAAAAGGCTACCCTCCCATCGGGACATGCTGTCGTGGAGTATTTACAGAAGAAGAAAAACTTTAAGCCAGAGCTTCTTGATAAACTGATTTTGGGCTATCGAATGGACAGGGATTCGGAGGAGAAAAAATTAATCCTTTTAGAACCTGCCTGGTTCTATCTTTATGATGGAAATTGGGAGCAAATTACGATGGAAAATCAGGGAGGATTGAAGTATGGATTGGAGTAA
- the rlmH gene encoding 23S rRNA (pseudouridine(1915)-N(3))-methyltransferase RlmH: MNISIITVGKLKEKYLKQGIEEYLKRLTAYAKVEVIEVSDEKAPEELSELEMIQVKQKEGERILAKISQDTYVIALAIQGKLASSEELASSLDKLATYGKSKIAFVIGGSLGLSEDVLKRSNEQLSFSRMTFPHQLMRLILVEQIYRAFRINRGEPYHK, from the coding sequence GTGAATATCTCGATCATAACGGTTGGTAAATTAAAAGAGAAATATTTGAAACAAGGAATTGAGGAATATTTAAAAAGATTGACTGCCTATGCAAAGGTAGAAGTCATTGAAGTATCTGATGAAAAGGCCCCTGAAGAATTAAGCGAACTGGAAATGATACAGGTAAAGCAAAAAGAAGGCGAACGAATTCTTGCAAAAATTAGTCAGGATACATATGTAATAGCCTTAGCCATTCAAGGTAAGCTAGCATCTTCGGAGGAGTTAGCGAGCTCATTAGATAAACTCGCTACATATGGAAAGAGCAAAATTGCCTTTGTGATCGGCGGGTCATTGGGATTGAGTGAAGATGTTTTGAAGCGGTCGAACGAACAACTATCCTTTTCGCGGATGACGTTCCCCCACCAGCTCATGCGGCTGATCTTAGTGGAACAGATTTATCGGGCGTTTCGGATAAATCGGGGAGAACCGTATCATAAGTAA
- the yycF gene encoding response regulator YycF yields MDKKILVVDDEKPIADILQFNLKKEGYVVYCAYDGNEALRLVDEIQPDLILLDIMLPQRDGMEVCREVRKKYEMPIIMLTAKDSEIDKVLGLELGADDYVTKPFSTRELIARVKANLRRHNQILTQADAENETNEIEIGSLVIHPDAYVVSKRGETIELTHREFELLYYLAQHIGQVMTREHLLQTVWGYDYYGDVRTVDVTVRRLREKIEDSPSHPTWIVTRRGVGYYLRNPEQE; encoded by the coding sequence ATGGATAAGAAAATTCTTGTTGTTGACGATGAAAAACCAATTGCTGATATTTTGCAGTTCAACTTAAAAAAAGAAGGATATGTGGTTTATTGCGCTTACGATGGAAACGAAGCGCTCCGATTGGTAGATGAAATACAGCCTGACTTAATTCTCTTGGACATCATGCTCCCGCAAAGAGACGGGATGGAAGTGTGCCGTGAGGTTCGGAAGAAATATGAAATGCCCATCATTATGCTAACAGCCAAGGATTCGGAAATTGATAAAGTGTTAGGGCTTGAGCTGGGTGCGGATGATTATGTGACAAAGCCATTTAGCACGAGGGAATTAATTGCCCGTGTAAAGGCAAATTTACGTCGCCACAACCAAATCCTAACGCAGGCAGATGCGGAAAATGAAACAAATGAAATTGAAATTGGCTCGCTAGTGATTCACCCTGATGCCTATGTTGTCTCAAAACGGGGTGAAACGATTGAACTCACACACCGTGAATTTGAATTGCTCTACTATTTAGCGCAGCATATTGGCCAGGTTATGACGAGAGAGCATTTGCTGCAAACGGTATGGGGGTATGATTATTACGGGGATGTACGGACTGTCGATGTGACCGTTAGACGCTTGCGTGAAAAAATTGAGGACAGCCCGAGCCATCCAACATGGATTGTCACACGTCGTGGGGTTGGCTACTATTTACGTAATCCTGAACAGGAGTAG
- a CDS encoding MBL fold metallo-hydrolase — MTLRYSILASGSTGNALFVESDEHSFLVDAGFSGKQMESLFGQIDRDISKLTGIFVTHEHSDHIKGIGVLARKYHLPVYANEKTWRAMERSVGAIPTEQKFVFNMETVKSFGSVDIESFGVSHDAAEPMFYVFYHGGKKIVLITDTGYVSDRMKGIITNADVYIFESNHDVQMLRMGRYPWNIKRRILSDVGHVSNEDAALAMSDVIGDRTRRVYLAHLSLDNNMKDLAKMAVAQTLESRGHVIGEQFQLYDTDPKIPTSLTAV; from the coding sequence ATGACGTTACGATATAGCATCCTTGCAAGCGGGAGTACGGGGAACGCCCTGTTTGTAGAGTCTGATGAACATTCCTTTCTAGTGGATGCTGGGTTTAGCGGAAAACAGATGGAGTCGCTTTTCGGACAAATTGACCGTGATATCAGCAAGCTTACCGGAATTTTTGTCACGCATGAACATAGCGACCACATTAAAGGAATTGGTGTCCTCGCCCGTAAATATCATTTACCCGTATACGCAAATGAAAAAACCTGGCGCGCGATGGAACGTTCAGTGGGCGCGATTCCGACAGAGCAAAAGTTTGTCTTTAACATGGAAACGGTAAAGAGTTTTGGATCGGTTGATATCGAATCATTCGGTGTCTCCCATGATGCTGCGGAACCGATGTTTTACGTCTTCTATCATGGTGGCAAAAAGATCGTTTTGATTACCGATACCGGCTATGTAAGTGACCGGATGAAGGGGATTATCACCAATGCTGATGTCTATATTTTTGAATCGAACCATGATGTGCAAATGCTGCGGATGGGGAGATATCCTTGGAACATCAAGCGCCGAATCTTAAGCGATGTCGGCCATGTCTCTAATGAGGATGCAGCACTGGCCATGAGTGATGTGATCGGGGATCGGACAAGACGTGTCTATCTTGCCCATTTAAGCCTTGATAACAACATGAAAGACTTAGCAAAGATGGCGGTCGCACAAACCCTCGAGAGCCGTGGTCATGTAATCGGTGAGCAATTCCAGTTATATGATACAGATCCGAAAATACCAACTAGTTTAACAGCCGTATAG
- a CDS encoding adenylosuccinate synthase, which produces MSSVVVVGTQWGDEGKGKITDFLSENAEVIARYQGGNNAGHTIKFNGETYKLHLIPSGIFNKEKISVIGNGMVVDPKALVTELAYLHEKGITTENLRISNRAHVILPYHLKLDEVEEARKGANKIGTTKKGIGPAYMDKAARVGIRIADLLDREIFEEKLIQNLEEKNRLFERIYETEGFKKEDILDEYYEYGQQVKKYVCDTSVVLNDALDDGKRVLFEGAQGVMLDIDQGTYPFVTSSNPVAGGVTIGSGVGPSKITHVVGVCKAYTSRVGDGPFPTELNNETGNRIREVGREYGTTTGRPRRVGWFDSVVVRHARRVSGLTDLSLNSIDVLTGIETLKICTAYRYKDEVITEYPANLRVLSQCEPIYEELPGWTEDITGVRTLDELPVNARHYVERVTQLTGIPLSTFSVGPDRTQTNVVRSPWRQI; this is translated from the coding sequence ATGTCATCAGTAGTGGTTGTTGGGACGCAATGGGGAGACGAGGGAAAAGGGAAAATTACAGACTTCCTTTCAGAAAATGCAGAGGTCATTGCCCGTTATCAAGGCGGCAACAATGCAGGCCATACAATTAAGTTCAATGGGGAAACCTACAAATTGCACTTAATTCCTTCAGGGATTTTTAATAAAGAAAAAATAAGTGTCATTGGCAACGGAATGGTTGTGGATCCCAAAGCGCTTGTAACAGAGCTCGCTTATTTACATGAAAAGGGAATCACTACTGAAAATCTCCGGATTAGTAATCGTGCCCATGTGATCCTTCCCTATCATTTAAAATTGGATGAAGTAGAAGAAGCACGAAAAGGTGCCAATAAGATCGGAACAACAAAAAAAGGAATCGGACCTGCCTATATGGATAAGGCGGCTCGAGTGGGTATTCGAATTGCCGATTTACTTGACCGTGAAATATTTGAGGAGAAATTAATTCAGAACCTTGAAGAAAAGAATCGCTTATTTGAGCGGATTTATGAGACAGAGGGCTTTAAGAAAGAAGATATTCTTGATGAATATTATGAATATGGCCAACAGGTTAAAAAGTATGTTTGCGATACATCTGTTGTATTAAATGATGCCTTGGATGATGGTAAACGTGTATTATTTGAAGGGGCTCAAGGGGTTATGCTTGATATTGACCAGGGTACCTACCCATTCGTAACCTCATCAAACCCAGTAGCCGGAGGAGTAACCATCGGTTCAGGTGTCGGTCCATCGAAAATCACTCATGTTGTCGGTGTTTGTAAAGCATACACTTCTCGTGTTGGTGATGGTCCGTTCCCTACGGAGTTGAATAATGAAACTGGCAATCGCATCCGTGAAGTGGGACGCGAGTATGGGACTACAACTGGACGCCCACGCCGTGTCGGTTGGTTTGATAGTGTTGTTGTGCGTCATGCCCGCCGTGTCAGCGGTTTAACCGACTTATCCCTTAATTCCATCGATGTGTTAACAGGGATTGAGACACTTAAGATTTGTACCGCTTATCGTTATAAGGATGAAGTGATTACTGAATACCCTGCAAACTTAAGGGTGTTATCTCAATGTGAACCGATTTATGAAGAACTTCCAGGCTGGACAGAGGATATTACGGGAGTTAGAACGTTAGATGAATTACCTGTAAATGCCCGTCACTATGTGGAACGTGTCACACAGCTGACAGGTATTCCATTGTCGACCTTCTCTGTAGGTCCTGACCGGACACAAACAAATGTCGTCCGCAGCCCTTGGAGGCAGATCTAA
- a CDS encoding two-component system regulatory protein YycI, giving the protein MDWSKIKTIFIITFLILDVYLLFQFMEVRDANKYEIATEASFEEKLKADEITYNELPKTSIKGQYLSSTSKTFSKGDLAKLKGQAVSVKDAGNTLQVTLDRPIQLSAKFEPADLSAFFKENVLFGEHYQFWEKDDKKNTITYLQQYESFPLYQNLKGMITFTLNGDNQIISYEQTYLEDFKTLTAKEDILTPIKAIETLHQKGVLRPKSKITKIELGYSSKVKLAASQVLAPTWRFVVNEKENLFVNAFEGQIIDFNSDENSKVE; this is encoded by the coding sequence ATGGATTGGAGTAAAATAAAAACTATTTTTATTATTACCTTCTTAATTCTGGATGTGTATCTCCTATTTCAATTCATGGAAGTCCGGGATGCCAATAAGTATGAAATAGCCACAGAGGCTTCTTTTGAAGAAAAACTGAAGGCAGATGAAATTACCTATAATGAGCTTCCGAAGACATCGATAAAGGGGCAATATCTCAGTTCAACGTCTAAGACCTTTTCGAAGGGTGATTTAGCAAAGCTGAAAGGTCAGGCAGTTTCAGTAAAGGATGCGGGCAATACGTTGCAGGTAACCTTGGATAGGCCCATTCAATTAAGTGCAAAATTTGAGCCAGCCGATCTATCTGCTTTTTTTAAGGAAAATGTCCTTTTCGGTGAACACTATCAATTTTGGGAGAAAGATGATAAGAAAAATACAATTACCTATCTTCAACAATATGAATCATTCCCCCTATATCAAAATTTAAAAGGAATGATTACATTTACGCTCAATGGCGATAATCAAATTATTTCTTACGAACAAACCTATTTAGAGGACTTTAAAACGCTAACAGCCAAGGAGGATATCCTCACTCCAATAAAAGCAATTGAAACGTTGCATCAAAAGGGTGTATTACGGCCAAAGAGTAAAATTACTAAGATTGAACTTGGTTATTCTTCCAAGGTCAAATTAGCGGCTTCCCAGGTGTTAGCACCAACCTGGCGTTTTGTTGTTAATGAAAAGGAAAATTTGTTTGTCAATGCCTTTGAAGGGCAAATTATTGATTTTAATAGTGATGAAAATAGTAAAGTGGAGTGA
- a CDS encoding M23 family metallopeptidase, which translates to MLFSNKKSKGFLFLKTTVVTAVAASVIAFSNGPVAFATSSKMTTIYHVYVNGTYIGNVTDKEVVNKLIAEKVDSAKLSLKDVNFNIGSQVQYIPEQVFQAATTNQETVQTIKNTFELQAEASAIVIDGTPAVYLDSKETAEEVMKKLKLQYVTEDQLAELETRKAQETTTLPALQENQSRLLDVRLSKNVSIEAKNIAPEKILSADDAVAFLQKGTLEEKKYAVQEGDVLGTIAEKHGLAKADLMALNPGLTEDSLLQIGQDLNVTALKPFVEVVVDKEVNQKEEMPFANEVVEDASMPKGDTKEKQAGQNGSRSVTYAISEQNGVTIKKEQTNEQILSQPINHIVVKGTKVIPSRGEGSFAWPTVGGYVSSQMGHRWGRMHKGIDIARPGNLTIKAADNGVVVSAGFTGDGYGNKVIIDHQNGMRTLYGHMSSVNVRVGQTVAKGTAIGVMGATGDATGVHLHFEVYKNGSLVNPLSVLH; encoded by the coding sequence ATGTTATTTTCAAATAAAAAATCAAAAGGGTTTTTATTCTTAAAGACAACTGTTGTTACTGCCGTGGCTGCTTCTGTCATTGCCTTTAGTAACGGACCGGTTGCATTTGCGACATCATCAAAAATGACCACCATTTATCATGTGTATGTGAATGGTACCTATATAGGCAATGTTACGGATAAAGAAGTAGTAAATAAACTCATCGCTGAGAAGGTCGACTCCGCCAAGTTATCTCTAAAGGATGTAAATTTCAACATTGGTTCACAGGTTCAATACATACCAGAACAGGTTTTCCAAGCTGCAACGACAAATCAAGAGACAGTCCAAACGATTAAAAATACGTTTGAACTTCAGGCAGAAGCTTCCGCAATCGTGATCGATGGCACGCCTGCTGTTTACTTGGATAGTAAAGAGACAGCTGAAGAAGTGATGAAAAAGCTGAAGCTGCAATATGTGACTGAGGATCAATTAGCGGAACTAGAGACACGAAAAGCGCAAGAAACTACGACCTTACCTGCATTACAAGAAAATCAATCTCGACTATTAGACGTTCGTTTATCAAAAAATGTTTCAATTGAAGCGAAAAATATTGCTCCAGAAAAAATATTGTCTGCAGATGATGCAGTTGCCTTTTTACAAAAGGGCACCTTAGAAGAAAAGAAGTATGCGGTTCAAGAAGGTGATGTCCTCGGAACAATTGCTGAAAAGCATGGGTTGGCGAAAGCGGACCTTATGGCTTTAAACCCTGGTTTAACAGAGGACTCTCTTTTACAAATCGGGCAGGACCTGAATGTCACAGCACTTAAACCATTTGTAGAAGTAGTTGTTGATAAGGAAGTAAACCAAAAAGAAGAAATGCCTTTTGCGAATGAAGTGGTTGAGGACGCATCGATGCCAAAGGGTGATACAAAGGAGAAACAAGCAGGTCAAAATGGTTCTCGTTCGGTTACGTATGCGATCTCTGAACAAAATGGTGTAACGATTAAAAAAGAGCAAACAAATGAACAGATTCTATCGCAACCTATCAACCACATTGTGGTAAAGGGAACAAAGGTCATTCCTTCCCGCGGTGAAGGCAGCTTTGCCTGGCCGACCGTTGGCGGTTATGTGTCCAGTCAAATGGGCCATCGCTGGGGCAGAATGCACAAAGGAATTGATATTGCCAGACCGGGCAACTTAACGATTAAGGCAGCTGATAACGGTGTAGTTGTTTCCGCAGGGTTCACTGGCGATGGCTATGGTAATAAGGTAATCATCGACCATCAAAATGGGATGCGTACACTCTACGGCCACATGTCATCAGTGAATGTTAGAGTGGGGCAAACGGTGGCAAAAGGTACAGCGATAGGTGTCATGGGTGCAACCGGTGATGCAACAGGTGTACATCTCCATTTCGAAGTGTACAAAAATGGCAGCTTAGTTAACCCACTTTCTGTTTTACATTAA
- the walK gene encoding cell wall metabolism sensor histidine kinase WalK produces the protein MKKVGFFRSIHVKFVIIYVLLILVAMQIIGVYFVKQLEETLRTNFQSSLKERINLLAYNIVEEMEKERTPEDPTVEEDIKKILRDFNAGDISEVRVIENRSLKILGTSHQSNQGVVGQRTTELRIKQSMVLEEDQSAIKIDPQTGHRIWVLSTPIKSGKKVIGAIDLVAKIENVFGQMKTINKIFATGTGIALSITAVLGILLAQTITRPIADMKKQAQAMAKGNFSRKVKVYGNDEIGTLAIAFNNLTKKLQEAQAGTEGERRKLSSVLSYMTDGVIATDRKGRVILINEPAADMLNVSRETVLSQPIVSLLSLEDTNTFEDLLEEKDSLILDYSTKAERYILRANFSVIQKETGFVNGLICVLHDITEQEKVDAERREFVANVSHELRTPLTTMRSYLEALADGAWQDEEIAPNFLEVTRTETERMIRLVNDLLQLSKMDSTDYKLNMEWVNFVDFYDRIIDRFEMSKEQNVIFKRKLPKQAIFVEIDEDKMTQVLYNIISNALKYSPEGGRVTFSIKEKEDKIIASVSDQGVGIPKENIGKIFDRFFRVDKARTRKLGGTGLGLAIAKEMVHAHGGDIWVKSEEGKGTEISFTLPYERSEEDEWS, from the coding sequence ATGAAAAAGGTTGGTTTCTTTCGCTCTATACACGTAAAATTTGTGATCATCTATGTCCTCCTTATCTTAGTAGCCATGCAAATTATTGGAGTTTATTTTGTCAAACAGCTTGAAGAAACATTACGAACAAACTTCCAATCCTCGTTAAAGGAACGGATCAATTTGCTTGCCTATAATATTGTGGAGGAAATGGAAAAGGAAAGAACACCTGAAGACCCTACCGTCGAAGAGGATATTAAGAAAATCCTGCGCGACTTCAACGCTGGGGATATATCTGAGGTCCGTGTCATTGAAAATAGATCGCTTAAAATTCTGGGGACCTCGCATCAAAGTAACCAAGGCGTTGTCGGGCAAAGAACAACGGAGCTTCGAATCAAACAATCGATGGTGTTAGAAGAGGATCAGAGTGCGATTAAAATTGATCCACAAACAGGACATCGAATTTGGGTCCTTTCTACCCCGATAAAGTCAGGGAAAAAAGTGATCGGCGCTATTGATCTTGTCGCGAAAATTGAAAATGTGTTTGGACAAATGAAAACGATAAATAAGATTTTTGCTACTGGAACAGGAATCGCCTTATCGATTACTGCCGTATTAGGGATTTTGTTGGCACAGACCATAACTAGACCCATTGCTGATATGAAGAAGCAGGCACAAGCGATGGCAAAAGGGAACTTCTCACGGAAGGTGAAAGTATACGGTAATGATGAAATAGGGACATTGGCAATTGCCTTTAATAACCTGACAAAAAAGCTTCAGGAAGCGCAAGCGGGAACGGAAGGAGAACGTAGAAAGCTGTCATCGGTCCTATCCTATATGACGGATGGCGTAATTGCTACCGACAGAAAAGGACGGGTTATCTTAATCAATGAGCCTGCTGCCGACATGCTGAATGTTTCACGTGAAACAGTCCTTTCCCAGCCAATTGTCTCATTATTAAGTTTAGAAGATACGAATACCTTCGAGGACCTGCTTGAGGAAAAGGACTCTTTAATATTAGACTATAGTACAAAAGCAGAACGTTATATATTAAGGGCTAACTTCTCCGTTATTCAAAAAGAAACAGGTTTTGTGAATGGGTTAATTTGTGTCCTCCATGATATTACGGAGCAGGAAAAGGTGGATGCAGAAAGAAGAGAATTTGTTGCGAATGTTTCTCATGAACTAAGGACGCCACTCACAACGATGCGCAGTTACTTAGAAGCACTTGCGGATGGGGCATGGCAGGATGAGGAAATTGCGCCCAACTTTTTAGAGGTAACACGGACCGAAACGGAGCGGATGATCCGTCTTGTTAATGACTTGCTGCAATTATCCAAGATGGATAGTACGGATTACAAGCTAAACATGGAGTGGGTGAACTTTGTCGATTTCTACGACCGGATCATCGATCGGTTTGAGATGTCCAAGGAGCAAAATGTTATCTTCAAAAGAAAGCTGCCAAAGCAAGCCATCTTTGTCGAAATCGATGAAGACAAAATGACCCAGGTATTATACAACATTATTTCCAACGCCTTAAAGTATTCACCAGAAGGTGGTCGGGTTACTTTTTCGATAAAGGAAAAGGAAGATAAGATTATTGCCAGTGTGTCCGACCAAGGAGTGGGGATTCCGAAAGAGAATATTGGTAAGATATTCGACCGTTTTTTTCGTGTGGATAAGGCAAGGACCCGAAAATTGGGCGGGACAGGACTTGGACTGGCGATTGCAAAGGAAATGGTTCATGCTCATGGCGGGGATATTTGGGTGAAAAGTGAGGAAGGAAAAGGAACGGAAATTTCCTTTACACTGCCATATGAGCGTTCTGAAGAGGATGAATGGTCATGA
- a CDS encoding S1C family serine protease produces MGYYDENPQGRHREQKGKRGGYFLTSLIGAIIGALVVVFSIPTLSKQGVLPYTINPNQNTATETNSTNQQNVIQQQVSYDVNTNITKAVEKTGDAVVGINNIQSSSFWTDNADAEEPTGTGSGVIYKQAGNKAFVVTNHHVVEGASKLEVTMADGTKIPAELLGSDIWTDLAVLTIDAGKVKKVAEFGNSDSLKMGEPVIAIGNPLGATFSGSVTQGIISGLKRTIPTDINQDGLVDWQSEVLQTDAAINPGNSGGALINMAGQVIGINSMKIAQNAVEGIGLSIPINSAKPIIDDLEKFGTVKRPYMGVDLKSVAEIPAYYQEEALKLPRDINYGVALRQVVANSPASQAGLKELDVIVEMDGQKINDVIDLRKHLYQKKKIGEKMTIKFYRDGKLKETTLTLSAEKLE; encoded by the coding sequence ATGGGTTATTATGACGAGAATCCACAGGGGCGTCATCGGGAGCAAAAAGGAAAAAGGGGCGGATATTTTCTCACTAGTTTAATCGGAGCCATTATTGGTGCACTTGTCGTGGTCTTTTCCATTCCCACCTTGTCAAAGCAAGGTGTCCTGCCCTATACAATTAATCCAAATCAAAATACGGCAACGGAAACCAATAGTACGAACCAGCAAAATGTGATTCAACAGCAGGTTTCCTATGATGTGAATACCAATATTACCAAAGCGGTTGAAAAGACTGGCGATGCCGTTGTCGGTATCAACAACATTCAGTCCTCAAGCTTTTGGACGGATAATGCCGATGCCGAAGAGCCCACTGGAACAGGCTCTGGGGTTATTTATAAACAGGCAGGTAATAAGGCCTTTGTTGTAACCAACCATCACGTTGTCGAGGGTGCTTCTAAACTTGAAGTAACGATGGCGGATGGAACAAAGATCCCTGCAGAACTCTTAGGTAGTGATATTTGGACGGACTTAGCGGTGCTTACCATTGATGCTGGCAAAGTAAAAAAAGTGGCGGAATTTGGTAATTCTGACAGTTTGAAAATGGGAGAACCGGTCATCGCCATCGGAAATCCACTCGGCGCCACCTTCTCCGGTTCCGTCACACAAGGAATTATCTCGGGGTTAAAACGAACGATTCCTACTGACATCAATCAGGACGGTTTAGTGGATTGGCAGTCAGAGGTGTTGCAAACAGATGCGGCGATAAATCCCGGCAACAGCGGTGGTGCCCTTATCAATATGGCAGGCCAGGTGATTGGGATTAACTCGATGAAAATCGCCCAAAATGCAGTCGAAGGGATTGGTTTATCGATCCCAATCAATTCTGCTAAGCCAATCATTGATGACCTTGAAAAATTCGGCACAGTAAAGCGCCCGTATATGGGAGTAGATTTAAAATCAGTAGCGGAAATTCCGGCATATTATCAGGAGGAAGCATTGAAACTCCCTCGTGATATAAATTATGGGGTAGCCTTAAGGCAGGTCGTTGCCAATTCACCAGCATCACAGGCAGGATTAAAGGAGCTTGATGTCATCGTCGAAATGGACGGACAAAAAATCAATGACGTCATCGACCTCCGCAAACATTTATACCAGAAAAAGAAAATTGGCGAGAAAATGACGATCAAATTTTACCGGGATGGTAAGCTAAAGGAAACAACCTTAACATTATCAGCGGAAAAATTAGAATAA
- a CDS encoding CxxH/CxxC protein has product MKRLIYSCEEHIEIALDDIVDQYQTYPVLSQIPVDKSSTGCEYCEKRAVYMVENK; this is encoded by the coding sequence GTGAAAAGGTTGATTTATAGTTGTGAGGAACATATAGAAATTGCATTAGATGATATTGTGGATCAATATCAAACATATCCTGTATTATCACAAATTCCTGTGGATAAGTCATCAACAGGCTGTGAATATTGCGAAAAACGAGCTGTATATATGGTAGAGAACAAATGA